TCATTGTTTCCGATGGCACGCTCCAGGCAGAGATCGACACCGGTGACCGGTCGGTGCACCAGAGGCTGCAGGACATGGCCATCGGACGGCTGGCGGAAATCCTGGACTGGCAGCGGCGTTACGGTTTCCCGGTCATGCCGCTTTCTTCCGGTGAGGACAGCGTAGCCCAGATGCGTCGGCTTCTGGGCCAACTGGGGCAACGCCGATGAGCGACACCGGCACCAACCCAGTGACCCTGGTCGACTTGCTGGACCGCCTTGCCGAACCGGCCGACCCGGGGCCCGTCTCCATGGTTCCCCAGACCTGGGGTTGGATTGCCCTTGCCATCCTGTTTGCCTTTGGTCTCGCGGCCATTTTGGTTCGGCTCCTGCGCCGCTACCGGGCCAATGCCTACCGCCGAGAGGCCCTGGCCGAACTGACAGATATCGCGGAGAACCCTGCCGATATTGCCTGTCTTCTCAGGCGAACCGCACTTGCGGCCTTCCCTCGACAGGACGTTGCCGCCCTGACCGGCCCCTCCTGGATCGACTTTCTGACGCGGACCGGGCGCGACTGCACGTTTGACGGCAACGCCGCGGAGGCTCTTCTGGGGGCTCCCTATCGCGCCACGCCGCAGCCATCACCCGAATTGACTGTCCTGGCCGAACGCTGGATCCGCACCCACCGGCGGGAGGTGCCCGCATGATCGGGTT
This genomic interval from Labrenzia sp. VG12 contains the following:
- a CDS encoding DUF4381 domain-containing protein → MSDTGTNPVTLVDLLDRLAEPADPGPVSMVPQTWGWIALAILFAFGLAAILVRLLRRYRANAYRREALAELTDIAENPADIACLLRRTALAAFPRQDVAALTGPSWIDFLTRTGRDCTFDGNAAEALLGAPYRATPQPSPELTVLAERWIRTHRREVPA